Proteins encoded in a region of the Pigmentiphaga litoralis genome:
- a CDS encoding autotransporter assembly complex protein TamA — protein sequence MPAAAWAAKPEITIDPGGVPPSVLEAVTLAVDSIAALADDVDGGESTRLRRRAREATITALATEGYFSPEVVLDAGTDVGGATWDITLVPGERTQIEAVDIAFAGAITGPAFEARTATLRNAWSLKQGDPFRNEIWETSKRDLLDNVTSKDFPAARFVETAADVNADRAKAHLHIKLDSGPAVKLGEVTVIGLKRVPAGTVERYVRIKPGEPYDRNRLVDYQQSLQATPFFRGAKVDVDLGSLSPKPPDEPALLPEGAAPQTTETAPEYAGPPEVTLPVRAEVVESRPRSASMALGFDDEAGARAEVVYRQNVVANKAVELESGLRVDRLRQLAYADIHLAPDENGNYDSFGVLALNSDINGLGVRRYALGAIRKKTFRPDDLSSRVEYETRLGGRLANEHTTIDGVESYSANTLTSTFEILRRDVNDKYDPREGNLVALGTGLGTELGGNNVFGRLTLRGQYWWSLSKADVITVRGEVGKLWSRDVTRVPDDFAFRTGGARTIRGYRYLGLGRKVGDAILGDSTMAVASVEGIHYFDERFGGALFFDVGNVAPKFSEMKLASAIGVGARVKTPAGPLNLDLAYALRDNNVRLHFSLGIAF from the coding sequence ATGCCCGCCGCGGCGTGGGCGGCCAAGCCGGAAATCACGATCGACCCGGGCGGCGTGCCGCCGTCGGTGCTGGAAGCCGTGACCCTGGCCGTCGACAGCATTGCCGCGCTGGCCGATGACGTGGACGGGGGGGAATCCACCCGCCTGCGCCGCCGTGCGCGCGAAGCCACCATTACCGCGTTGGCCACCGAAGGGTATTTTTCGCCCGAGGTGGTGCTGGATGCGGGCACCGATGTGGGCGGCGCCACGTGGGACATCACCCTGGTGCCAGGCGAACGCACGCAGATCGAGGCGGTTGATATCGCCTTTGCGGGCGCCATTACCGGCCCTGCGTTCGAAGCGCGCACGGCCACGCTGCGCAACGCCTGGAGCCTGAAGCAGGGCGACCCGTTCCGGAACGAGATCTGGGAAACGTCCAAGCGCGACTTGCTGGACAACGTGACGTCCAAGGACTTTCCGGCGGCGCGTTTTGTCGAGACCGCGGCCGACGTGAACGCGGACCGCGCCAAGGCGCATCTGCACATCAAGCTCGACAGCGGACCCGCGGTCAAGCTGGGTGAAGTGACGGTGATCGGGCTGAAGCGGGTGCCCGCCGGCACGGTCGAGCGGTATGTGCGGATCAAGCCGGGCGAGCCGTATGACCGCAACCGCCTGGTGGACTATCAGCAGAGCCTGCAGGCGACCCCGTTCTTTCGCGGCGCCAAGGTGGATGTCGACCTGGGATCGCTGTCGCCCAAGCCGCCTGATGAACCTGCGCTGCTGCCCGAAGGCGCGGCGCCGCAAACGACCGAGACCGCCCCCGAATATGCGGGCCCGCCCGAAGTGACCCTGCCGGTGCGCGCCGAGGTGGTCGAGTCGCGGCCGCGCAGCGCCAGCATGGCCCTGGGCTTTGACGACGAAGCCGGCGCGCGTGCCGAAGTGGTGTACCGCCAGAACGTGGTGGCGAACAAGGCGGTGGAGCTGGAAAGCGGCCTGCGGGTCGACCGCTTGCGTCAGCTTGCCTATGCCGACATCCATCTGGCCCCTGACGAAAACGGCAACTACGACAGCTTTGGCGTGCTGGCCCTCAATTCCGATATCAACGGCCTGGGCGTGCGCCGGTATGCGTTGGGCGCCATCCGCAAAAAGACCTTCCGGCCCGACGACCTGAGCAGCCGGGTGGAATACGAAACGCGCCTGGGCGGCCGGCTGGCCAACGAACACACCACCATCGACGGGGTGGAGTCCTACAGCGCGAACACGCTGACCAGCACGTTCGAGATCCTGCGCCGCGACGTGAACGACAAATACGATCCCCGCGAAGGCAATCTGGTGGCGCTGGGCACCGGCCTGGGCACCGAGCTGGGCGGCAACAACGTGTTTGGCCGCCTGACCCTGCGCGGCCAGTACTGGTGGTCGCTGAGCAAGGCCGACGTGATTACGGTGCGGGGCGAGGTCGGCAAGCTGTGGTCGCGGGATGTGACGCGGGTGCCCGATGACTTTGCGTTCCGGACCGGTGGCGCGCGCACTATTCGCGGCTATCGCTATCTGGGCCTGGGCCGCAAGGTGGGCGATGCCATTCTGGGTGACTCGACCATGGCTGTGGCCAGCGTCGAAGGTATCCATTACTTCGATGAACGGTTTGGCGGCGCCCTGTTCTTTGACGTGGGCAACGTGGCCCCCAAATTCAGCGAAATGAAACTGGCCAGCGCGATTGGCGTGGGCGCCCGGGTCAAGACCCCGGCCGGCCCGCTGAACCTGGACCTGGCCTACGCCTTGCGCGACAACAACGTGCGTCTGCACTTTTCCCTGGGGATCGCGTTTTGA
- a CDS encoding translocation/assembly module TamB domain-containing protein has product MSDARTPPSSSSPAPAAAPAPSSAPRKRRRWPWVVVGVVVVGVVAVGSGVAWVATSTSGADWALRTGLNVSGATGGYEGLSGTLKDGLTLQQLRVQHPSADVEVDALRVELDWSALWTGRVHVPVLSADRISLNLKPSDTPSEPLTTLRLPVQVQADRVQIGVLQIAQEGTALPVSFADIDLQATLGENEHRLRITQLRALAPEAQASLRGQARIGVDKPFTTDIGVDIDGRQGNRAFTLRTDANGTLEALPFTLKGEGEGVALDATGSLALLDGFPLRGLRLALEGVDPAAWVPGAPKAKLDVSADLTVGTDGGKGPLLLRGPFSLTNGIPGPIDENALPLARLAGQLTVPVETFDSVQIGALQIALPGKGRIAGALSWKRGAQPDDAIGQVQGTLTATEIDASRLHGAALPTRLSGPITFEADAQRQQVKANLKEAGRAVPMSIALTAAIEDQLVKISQADVQAGEAKARATGELALQGDRKFKANVRLDRFDPSFFLPGSSLPPALVSATVDAAGALSPEIAGTAALRFDEGSRWNNAPLGGRIDAAFAGERLSRLDAAVTAGSNRLNAQGAFGRRGDRLTFDLDAPQLNLLWPSLRGTLSAQGGVADTLASPAVDVRLKADNLQLPGGIRVDSVRGTADVGNIPATAAARGQTAGMDLSRAPVKLDVTVEGARMADRPDAALRKGTLVLNGTLADHAGRLDADFLQNGTAPPATVKGAFQGSWGNGGNARQPVGWRGRITEFASVRDPFGLTLSRPITLSYLPTAVAPAWQWEAGAADFAVKLPGGQTGKILHAGSRGGQGRWESAGRIEGLAWAPEMLMDAVSGKPVPPERIVIVDADWNVRFADALQGTAQIRRRSGDLWLPGTPPVALGLNALELNLQATPTGQPGRSRVTVKANVAGERLGTVRVDGEAGVRAVNGAIGLDADRPAFADADLDVKDLSWLGLLIGDTLELGGAVKGKVRIAQEGNTWGARGAITGEGIRVIQVDNGIRLLNGTLQARLEGNRIVLEALRFPGVIRVRPRDSRVTQWIDSEGQKSELVISADWNLAQASGHATIQADRFPAIQRADRFVAGSGRVDVDLAPTKLRVAGLFEVDAGWINLGTQSPPTLSDDVLVVRSGDEKREVPRGITFDVGLKLGERFFLQGYGLDTGLIGQIRVIGEGSSMRASGLVRTRGGVFSTYGQTLTVRRGAITFQGPIDDPLLDIVALRVGPAVEAGVQVAGTARRPRITLFSQPEVSDVEKLSWLLLGRGPDAGGGGADAGLLLSAATSLLGPKGGEPFTRRLGIDELGVRSGNVGSTRGLLPERTVAGNSTSATNTQLASQFFIIGKRITDTIYASFEQALSGRDGVVKLSYKLTDQLSVVGKGGTINGVDLLYMFMFND; this is encoded by the coding sequence TTGAGCGACGCACGGACACCGCCTTCGTCTTCTTCACCGGCACCGGCCGCGGCCCCCGCGCCTTCGTCTGCGCCTCGCAAGCGCCGCCGCTGGCCGTGGGTCGTCGTGGGGGTGGTCGTGGTGGGCGTCGTTGCCGTGGGCAGCGGGGTGGCCTGGGTCGCGACCAGCACGTCGGGCGCCGATTGGGCCTTGCGGACCGGCTTGAACGTATCGGGCGCCACGGGGGGCTACGAAGGCCTGAGCGGCACCCTGAAAGATGGCCTGACTTTGCAGCAGTTGCGCGTGCAGCATCCCAGCGCCGATGTCGAAGTCGACGCACTGCGGGTCGAACTGGACTGGAGCGCATTGTGGACGGGCCGCGTGCATGTGCCGGTGCTGTCGGCGGACCGCATCAGCCTGAATCTGAAGCCGTCCGACACGCCCAGCGAACCCTTGACGACCCTGCGGCTGCCGGTCCAGGTCCAGGCCGACCGCGTGCAGATTGGCGTCTTGCAGATAGCGCAGGAAGGCACGGCCTTGCCGGTGTCGTTCGCCGACATCGATCTGCAGGCCACCCTGGGTGAAAACGAACACCGGTTGCGCATCACGCAGCTGCGGGCGCTGGCGCCGGAAGCGCAGGCCAGCCTACGGGGCCAGGCCCGGATTGGCGTCGACAAGCCGTTCACGACCGACATTGGCGTGGACATCGATGGCCGTCAGGGGAACCGCGCGTTCACGCTGCGCACCGACGCCAATGGCACGCTGGAAGCCTTGCCTTTCACCTTGAAAGGCGAGGGCGAAGGCGTGGCCCTGGATGCCACGGGCAGCCTGGCGCTGCTTGACGGGTTTCCGCTGCGCGGGCTGCGTCTGGCGCTGGAAGGCGTGGACCCCGCCGCCTGGGTGCCCGGTGCGCCCAAGGCCAAGCTGGATGTGTCGGCTGACCTGACCGTGGGGACGGACGGAGGCAAGGGGCCTTTGTTGCTGCGGGGGCCGTTTTCGCTGACCAATGGCATTCCCGGTCCGATCGACGAAAACGCCTTGCCGCTGGCGCGGCTGGCGGGCCAGTTGACGGTGCCGGTCGAAACGTTCGACAGCGTGCAGATCGGCGCGCTGCAGATCGCGCTGCCGGGCAAGGGGCGGATCGCCGGCGCCTTGTCGTGGAAACGCGGCGCGCAGCCCGACGATGCGATCGGCCAGGTTCAGGGCACGCTGACGGCGACCGAGATCGATGCGTCCCGCCTGCATGGCGCGGCGCTGCCGACCCGGCTGTCGGGCCCGATCACGTTCGAGGCGGACGCGCAGCGTCAGCAGGTCAAGGCCAATCTGAAGGAAGCGGGCCGGGCAGTGCCCATGTCGATCGCGCTGACGGCGGCGATTGAAGATCAGCTTGTGAAGATTTCGCAGGCCGATGTGCAGGCGGGCGAGGCCAAGGCGCGCGCGACCGGCGAACTGGCGCTGCAAGGCGATCGCAAATTCAAGGCCAATGTGCGGCTGGACAGGTTCGATCCGTCTTTCTTTTTGCCGGGGTCCTCGCTACCGCCGGCACTGGTGTCGGCCACGGTGGATGCGGCCGGGGCGCTGTCGCCCGAGATCGCGGGCACTGCCGCGTTGCGCTTTGACGAAGGCAGCCGCTGGAACAACGCGCCGCTGGGTGGCCGCATCGATGCCGCCTTTGCCGGCGAGCGGCTGTCGCGCCTGGATGCCGCGGTCACGGCGGGCAGCAACCGGCTCAATGCCCAGGGCGCGTTTGGCCGTCGTGGCGATCGCCTGACCTTTGATCTGGATGCGCCACAACTGAACCTGCTGTGGCCATCGTTGCGCGGCACGCTGAGCGCGCAGGGCGGCGTGGCCGATACGCTGGCGTCGCCTGCCGTGGACGTGCGGCTGAAGGCCGACAACCTGCAATTGCCGGGCGGCATCCGGGTGGATTCGGTGCGCGGCACGGCCGACGTCGGCAACATTCCGGCGACGGCCGCGGCGCGTGGCCAGACGGCCGGCATGGATCTGTCGCGCGCGCCCGTCAAACTGGATGTGACGGTGGAAGGTGCGCGGATGGCTGACCGGCCCGACGCGGCGCTGCGCAAAGGCACGCTGGTGCTGAACGGCACGCTGGCGGATCACGCCGGGCGGCTCGACGCCGATTTCTTGCAGAACGGCACGGCGCCACCGGCCACGGTCAAGGGCGCATTCCAGGGCAGCTGGGGCAACGGGGGCAACGCCCGGCAGCCGGTGGGCTGGCGCGGCAGGATTACCGAATTTGCGTCGGTGCGCGACCCGTTCGGCCTGACGCTGTCACGACCCATCACCCTGAGCTACCTGCCGACGGCGGTGGCCCCTGCGTGGCAATGGGAAGCCGGCGCGGCCGACTTTGCCGTCAAGCTGCCGGGCGGGCAGACCGGCAAGATTCTTCATGCCGGATCGCGCGGCGGCCAGGGTCGATGGGAATCGGCCGGCCGGATCGAAGGCCTGGCCTGGGCGCCCGAAATGTTGATGGATGCGGTGTCGGGCAAGCCGGTGCCACCCGAACGCATCGTGATTGTTGATGCCGACTGGAACGTGCGGTTTGCCGACGCCCTGCAAGGCACGGCGCAGATCCGCCGGCGCAGCGGCGACCTGTGGCTGCCGGGCACGCCGCCCGTGGCACTGGGGCTGAACGCCCTTGAGCTGAATCTGCAGGCCACGCCGACCGGGCAGCCGGGACGCAGCCGGGTGACCGTCAAGGCCAACGTGGCGGGCGAGCGGCTGGGCACCGTACGGGTCGACGGCGAAGCCGGGGTTCGCGCCGTGAATGGCGCCATCGGTCTGGACGCCGACCGGCCCGCGTTTGCCGATGCCGACCTCGACGTCAAGGACCTGAGCTGGCTGGGGCTGTTGATTGGCGATACCCTGGAACTGGGCGGCGCGGTCAAGGGCAAGGTGCGGATCGCGCAAGAAGGCAATACCTGGGGCGCGCGCGGCGCCATCACCGGGGAAGGCATCCGCGTGATCCAGGTGGACAACGGCATCCGGCTGCTGAATGGCACGCTGCAGGCGCGGCTGGAAGGCAACCGGATCGTGCTGGAAGCCCTGCGCTTTCCGGGGGTGATTCGCGTTCGCCCGCGCGATTCGCGGGTGACCCAATGGATAGACAGCGAAGGGCAGAAGTCCGAGCTGGTGATCAGCGCCGACTGGAACCTGGCGCAGGCATCGGGCCACGCCACCATCCAGGCAGACCGTTTTCCGGCCATCCAGCGGGCGGACCGTTTCGTGGCGGGTTCCGGCCGGGTGGACGTGGACCTGGCGCCGACCAAGCTGCGGGTGGCGGGCCTGTTTGAAGTGGACGCCGGCTGGATCAACCTGGGCACGCAATCGCCCCCCACCTTGTCGGATGACGTGCTGGTGGTGCGCAGCGGCGACGAAAAGCGGGAAGTGCCGCGCGGCATCACGTTCGACGTCGGCCTGAAGCTGGGCGAGCGCTTCTTCCTGCAAGGCTATGGCCTGGATACGGGCCTGATCGGCCAGATCCGGGTGATCGGCGAAGGCAGTTCGATGCGGGCCAGCGGCCTGGTGCGGACGCGCGGCGGGGTGTTTTCCACCTACGGCCAGACACTGACGGTACGTCGCGGCGCCATCACGTTCCAGGGCCCGATCGATGACCCGCTGCTGGATATCGTGGCCTTGCGCGTCGGGCCGGCGGTGGAGGCGGGCGTGCAAGTCGCCGGCACAGCACGCCGTCCGCGCATCACGCTGTTTTCGCAGCCGGAAGTGAGTGATGTCGAGAAGCTGTCGTGGCTGTTGCTGGGCCGCGGGCCGGATGCCGGCGGTGGCGGCGCGGATGCCGGCTTGCTGTTAAGCGCGGCGACATCATTGCTGGGGCCGAAGGGCGGCGAGCCATTTACCCGGCGGCTGGGGATCGACGAGCTGGGCGTGCGTTCCGGGAACGTGGGATCGACGCGGGGGTTGTTGCCTGAGCGGACGGTGGCGGGGAACAGTACGTCGGCGACGAATACGCAGCTGGCGAGTCAGTTCTTCATCATTGGAAAGCGGATCACCGACACGATCTACGCAAGTTTCGAGCAGGCCTTGTCGGGGCGCGATGGCGTCGTGAAGTTGAGCTACAAGCTGACGGATCAGCTGTCTGTGGTCGGGAAGGGTGGGACGATCAACGGGGTGGATCTGTTGTACATGTTCATGTTCAACGATTGA